Sequence from the Cuniculiplasma divulgatum genome:
GAGATTCATTTCAAAGCCTCAAGGGCAGTTTCACGCAACTCCCCATTCCTACACCTGAATCCGGCATAACCAGATTTAGCGGACACAGTTTAAATCTTATGGCATTTTTTTCATTTTAAGTTCGATCAATGTTGAATATACCTGGCATTCACCCAGGAAATAATATATCCAAATATTTGATAAAATCACTAACACTGAAATGGGAAGAACCAAATTTTTAAGCCAGACGGGAATTATGTGGACAATGGATAATGCAGAGCAGTTTGAACAGGACCTTATGAGGTTTGGACTAAGCAAATATGAAAGCAAGGTCCTTATTGCTTTGCTAGTCCACGGTCCTCAGACGGCGTCAGGGGTTGTTAAATTGTCTGGAATTCCTCAGCCCAGGATTTATGACGTTTTTTCGTCGCTTTCAAGAAAAGGATTTGTAGAATCAACATCAGGCAGGAAAAAGCTGTACAGGGCTATTCCCGTACAGTCTTCCCTTGGGAAATATGTAAATGACATGGATAAATTTGTGAAGAGACTTGATGTAGAAATAGAGAGTATTAAAAGCATCAAACCAGTTAAGGCGTATTATATATGGACAATTGAGGGTCCACAAAATATAGACGCTAGAATAGAATCGATGGTTCATCAGGCCAGAAGCGAAATAATACTATCGGTAGATCGACGAAAACTTAGAAATAACCTCCAGGCCATCCGAAATGCATCTGATCATGGGATTACGGTGGCACTCGTTGTGTTTGATGATGTTGATCAGGAAACGATCAACCTGATTCCGAGTGACGTGATTGTTAACCGGAGAGCAGGACGTGCTGCAGAAATAGTAATGGTGGATCGGGCCCTTGGCCTTGTTGATCTGGGCATTGCTGACGACCCGGAAGATTATGCCATATATTTTGATGATAATAAGATGCTTCATCTTCTCAGTTATTATTTTTATTTGATGGTATGGCAGAACAACCGGGACACACTTAGAATTCCAAAGTTAAGTCATTACACCCTGAACAATATCTGGCTTACCTGCGAGATCATAGATTCTTTCATCAAGGACAATATATCTTTGTCAGGCGAAGTAGATGGAATTATGAACGGAACAGCAATTCATCTGATTGGGAAAGTGACTGGAACTAAGGTTCTACCAGGAGTCCAACAGACTTTTTTCCTCGAATGCGCTGATCGCACATACTCTGTAGGTGGCAAAACAGCGGTAATAGAGGATGTCAGAATGTCTAAGATCACGCTGAAAATGCAGTATGGAAAATGATCTGTTTCAGTTAACAGTAGGAATACTACTAAATAGTGTTTAAGATAATGTTTTAATAATATACGGAATAATCGATAGGAATGTTACCCAATGGTTTTAAATTAGGTTTTTCTGAAAGCGGTTTTCAATTTGAAATGGGCTTATCAGATCCGGATACAAATTCAGACTGGTATGCGTGGTGTCATGATAGGAGGAATATGGATCTTGGCTATGTATCCCGAGATTTACCGGAAAATGGGGTTGCATACTGGGACAAGTTTCAAGAAGATCATGACTTGGCTTCATCCATTGGGATGAATGCGGCCAGGCTGGGCATCGAGTGGTCAAGAATTTTTCCAAAGCCAACCTATGATGTGAAGCTGAATGCAGAATTCAGCAAGGGAAGGATGATATCTGCTGAAATAGAAGATAATGAGCTGGAAAAACTTGACAAAATAGCGAATTCAGCCGCTTTAAACCATTACAGGAGGATATTTGAGGACTGGAAGAACCGTAATAAATTTCTCGTCATAAACCTGTATCACTGGTCGATCCCCATTTGGTTGAACGATCCTTCTCGCATACCATATGATCAGAAAGAGAGGGCACTTGGGGGATCATTTGACAGAGAAGTAACACTGGAATATCTGAAGTATGCAGCGTATATAGCATGGAAGTTCGATGATCTGGCCGATATGTGGTCAACAATGAATGAACCAAACATGGTATTCCAATACTGTTCCACGGACCGAAGTAGGAAAGCAACCGATCAGCGAAAGAGAGACTTTGCAGAGGCACACGCTAGGGCATATGACCTTATAAAGAGAATATCAAAGAAACCTGTTGGAGTTATTTACGCCAATGGGGACCTTCAGCCTCTCTCTCCGTCGGATGAGGAGGCAGTTAAGCTGGCAAGATACAATATACGCTTCTCATTTTTTGATTACATCATCAGGGGAGATGGTCAGTGGCTCTCTACCAAGGATGGTGGTGAATCCGGTGTTCCTGATATCATGGACGACATGGTTGGAAAGACGGACTGGATAGGTGTAAATTACTACAGTAGAGATATGGTCAGGAGTAATGGCGCCGGATGGGAGATAGTTCCCGGATACGGCCACGCTACAGGTCAGCAGCCTCTTTCCCTTGACGGTAGATCCGTAAGTGAGACCGGTTGGGAAATATATCCTGAAGGAATTTACAATGTTGTTATGGAATATCAGAAAAGATATTCAGTTCAAATGATGGTGACTGAGAATGGCATGGCTGATGCTACGGACAAATTCCGCCCGAGATACCTGGTTTCACACATCAGCCAGCTAGAAAGAGCCATTGAGGACGGGGCGAACCTTAAGGGATATTTTCACTGGGCACTGACGGATAATTTTGAATGGGCCAGTGGTTTCTCGAAGAAATTTGGCCTTTTCGGCGTTGATCTGAGGACAAAACAGAGACAGCTCAGGCCAAGCGCACTTATATTCTCAAGATTGTCAGAAAACAATGGGGTTCCTGATAATCTTCGCTGGATGACTGAAGAGAAGATATAGTAGCGGGATAACCAATGGGTGAAAATGTATGTCTATAATTTCCACTGAAAAAATAACAAAAGTATTCGTGAAGAGGACGGGTTACCTGAGCAGGGAAAATGTCGTTGCTCTTGATAGGGTCACCGTAGAGCTTAATAGCAAGGAGATTGTGGGAATAGTTGGTGCCAGTGGAAGTGGTAAAAGCACACTTGCAAAAACTCTCGTATTAATGCACAAACCAGATTCAGGAAAAGTCCTTTACAATGGAAAGCCCATAGATTTCAAGAAGAGTCGGGAAATCAGTGCATACAGAAAGAAGGTGCAAATGGTTTTTCAGGATCCCTATGCATCCCTGGATCCAAACCACGACGTGGAATGGCATATAAAGAGGCCTCTTCTTCTTCACAGATACTCGGGCAACATGGACAATAGAGTTGATGAACTTCTTGAGATGGTTACTCTTCATCCGGCACATTACTACAGGAAGAAATTTCCATATCAACTGTCCGGTGGACAGAGGCAGAGAGTCTACCTTGCAAGAGTCCTTGCCCTGGAACCGGAGGTCGTCATAGCAGATGAACCTGTGTCCATGCTTGACATGTCGGTGAGGATAGATATCCTTTCTCTCATAACAAAGCTTCGGGATACACTGGGCCTTTCCTTCTTTTACATAACACATGATCTGAATACAGTAAGCTACCTGACGGATAGAATCTATGTAATAGAAAATGGTTCCGTTGTTGAACAGGGCCCCACTTCCCAGATTCTGGCAAATCCCAGAACAGATTATACTAAGAGCCTCATCCAGGCAGCCCCGGATCCGTATAAGAGAATTGAGCCATACGGTGGAACAGACACTGGATCAGTTGTGTATGGTGAACAGGTCCTGAAGGTAAAGGAACTTTCGGCGGGATACCACACAAGCGATGGATTTGTGGACATACTCAGTGATCTGAATTTCAATGTTTCCCGTGGAGAAATCTTTGGCATTGCTGGAGAGTCTGGTTCTGGCAAGAGCACCGTTGCACAGGCTGTTTTCTCAATGCTTGACTATCCAGGCGAGATTACCCATGGTACGGTTGAGGTCAACGGCGAGAACATTTACAATTATTCGGAAAACAAGTTAAGATCGTCAAGGGGAAAAAGAATGTCATATGTACCTCAAGCCGCAATGAACTCCCTTAATCCGGTGAGGAGAATTGAAGATCAGTTCATTGATCTTTTCATGGCCCACAATATAGATATGGAAGATTATCACAGGAAGTTTGTGGACAAACTTTCTCTTGTCCGCCTCAATGAATCTGTCCTCAGGCTTTTTCCCTATGAACTGAGTGGTGGGATGAGGCAGAGGGTCGTTATCGCTATGGCGCTGCTTCTTGATCCCACCCTGATAATTTTCGATGAGCCAACTACAGGTCTTGATGTACTTGTGGAATACGAGATTCTCAGGGACATCAAAAGCATTCAGCGGAAGCTTAACCTTACCATTGTTTTCATAACACACGATCTATCCATCCTTTTTGAGATTGCTGACAGGATTGGCGTAATGTATGGTGGAGAATTTGTCGAGATGGGGAATGTAAAAGAGCTGCTAGCTAGCCCACACCATCCATATACCTATTTGCTCATAGGTAGTATTCCCAGGATCGGCATACCGAAGGATAAAGTGATGAGGATACCAGGAACATCACTTGACTTCAGGTCTCCTAGAACAGGTTGCCTCTTTTCTGACAGGTGCCCATTTGCTGCCCCGGAGTGTAAGGTTACGCATCCTGATTTTGTGCAAGCTAAAGATAATCCAGTGCATTATTACCGGTGTATCAGGTATCCAGAATGGAAAAAGGCTGCTCCCATGCCAATAAAAAGTTAAAAATTTTTGAGAATTCGTAAAATTTTGGGATTTTAGAATCAATATTTCCTCAGCGATGGATTCGAGACCTCGTCAACTCCAAAATTTATCAGTACAAAAGTAAACATCAGGAGAGAAATGAGTATACTGGGAGGCATTATCCACCACCATTCTCCGGTAATGTATGCCTGATTATTTATTGCCCAGTATAGTGTCGTTCCGAGGTTTACTTCAAGAAGATTACCCACACCAAGATACTCCACAAAGGTCAGGCCCATGACGCCATAAATTGCAGTGAAAAAGAAGTTTGAAACGATTATAGGTAACATGGCCCTTATTATCTGCCTGAAAATTATGCTCAATCTTTTTTCTCCTATTAGAAGAGATGAAGTTATGAAATCATTCTTTGCCGTGGAGAGTGCTTGAGATCTCAGGGTACGTGCCCCCCAAGCCCATCCTGTGAGGGATAGGATCACAATCATGGCAATATATCCAAGAGACGTGTGATCTCCAAGGAAGAAGGCTCCGAAAAGCATTATGATTACGATTCCAGGTATGACAAGGAATACATTGGTAACAGCATTTATGGCGGAACTCACTCCCTCGGATGAAAAACCCGCAGACAGTCCTGCAAGTACGGATATCCCGGTTGCAATTATACCGGTAAGAAAGCCCACGGCAAGTGTTGGTCCAATTCCGGTGAGGATCTGCGAGAAAACGTCCTGACCGTATGCTGTGGTACCCAAAGGATGTGCAAGTGAAGGGGGGAGATTTGCCGCAAATTCATATGCAGTAGGACTGTATGGACTTAAGAGTCCACCGAAAATGCCTATGAATATGTATGCGATGAGTATTATCAGGCCAATTTTAGATTTCCTGTTACCCAACAACAGTCTTATGGTTGTACTGTGAGTGAATGCACTTATGGCATCAAAGAGGGACTGTTTTTTAATTTTGGAACCTACTGTGGCTTCCATACTCATATCATCCAACCTCCTGCCTTATCCTCGGGTCTAGGATGCCGTAGAGGATATCAACAATGAAATTAGCAACAAGAACAGCTATAATTACAAGAAGGAATATGCCTTGTATCAAAGGGTAATCCAGTGAATCTATTGCTGTGATCATGTATAATCCTATACCGGGGTATGAGAATATCTCCTCCTCCAAAAGGACACCGGTGACAGAAAATCCAAGAGACATTGCAAATCCTGTAAGGTTTGGCAGAAGAGCATTTCTATAAGCGATCCTGTTGATCTGGCTCTTCCTGAATCCCAGTGATCTGGAAAACTTGATGAAATCGCTGTTCAGTGATGGGATGATATTATTCCTCAATCCAATCACCCAACCTCCCAGTGATGTAAGAATGATGGTAAGCAACGGAAGTATTGAATGATATATCACACTCACAATGAATGGAAAGTTTAGACCCGGGGTAACAGATCTCCCGTAGGCTTCTCCAATTGGGAAGAGGGGCAGCTCAACAGAGAATATCAAGAGAAGTATGAAACCGAGAACAAATGCAGGGAATGACTGAAAGAATAGTGTTGTTATATCTATTATCACATCCTTCCTTGCGTTCCTGTTGAGTCCCGCATATCTTCCAAGTCTGTTCCCCATAAAGAACGATATAACCGTTGCAGTAACAACAAGATAGAGAGTCCACGGAAGTGCAGTTAGCAAAATTGATGAAACCGGTTCAGGGAAATATGAGAGGGACACGCCAAGATTTCCGTGGAAGAGAGCCACGAGATAATGGAAGTACTGAACCAGTATGGGAGCATTGGATATTCCGTACTCGACCTCAAGCTGGTGCAGATAAGCGGGACTTATGGATGTTGCACCCTCCCTTACGAGCGTTGAGTACACAACTTCTGCAGGATTTCCGGGAAGCAATCTTGGAAGTATAAAATTAACTGTCAGGGCAGAAAATAAGACTACGATAAATGTGATAGTCTTCTTTATTATGTATACATAGGGAATACCTGGCTTACGCCTCACGTTTGAACTCATTTCGTTGTTCCCGCCAGTTATTTTACTTTCAATATTTTGTGGATAATCTGCCATATTTCTCTATCCGCCCTGTATTATTGATAATTCATAGGCCATGAAAGTTCTCATGCCACATGAAGTAAAGAACTTTAAAGTGAATAAAAGATTATGTTCTTGGTAAATAAGTGTCAATGTATCTATTCCTCTTTTTCTTTGCCTTTCCCTCCGTTCTTCTTTCTTGACCTTGATACCATTGTTCCGTAGACCCCGCCTATTATAACCACAGCAGCCACTACGCCACCGATTATATAGTAGTCATCGGCAGACAATGCAAATGTGGATTTTGACGGCGACGATTTTACATAGAGATGCAGTGCAACAACTTCCATTATCCCAGGGTCCCACGAAAGAGGTATCCAGTAATTATTGCTTGGGGTAACAAAACCACCTATGGTTTTGTTGACATATTCATACCAGTCGGCAGAATAGACCAGCGATATGACTGGCATATCTTTCAGCATCACTCCTGCCATGTCGTTTATCAGCTGTTTCTGAGTTGCCGGGTTACTTGTACTCCTGAACGACTCGTATGCTCTATAGAAACCTGTGCCAGAACTGTTCCATCTCATCTCGTTGGTTAGCGCCGCTGTTCCAAGCGCTGGAACAGGACCACCAATTCCAGTATAGTCATACCAGGGGTTGGGGCCTGCGCTGGTCACGACTTCCTGTGCCATCTGGAAATTCCCAGTGGCGATATCCTGAGTAACCTCAGTACTGGTAGGCGTAACTATATTAACATTCAGACCTATGCTCTTGAGGTTTTGTGATATTATGGACACGTCGGAATCCCAATCTGTATAACCGGCAACAGTCATGAGCGTAATGGTGGGAATCTCCGTGCCATTCTGGGCGTAGAGTCGACCACCACTCATATAATACCCGTGGCTTTCCAGTATTGAAAGCGCCTCGCTTGTGTTGTACTGAGCCAAACTTTTTGAAAGATTCTGATTTGTGCTGTTAAGCCAGAATTCCTGCTGCTGCATTATATTTGCAGCATTTGCAGGCTGCTCATATCCGTATTCTCCAATGCTGGAAATCTGGGTCCTGTTTATTGACAGGCTTAAAGCAACCCTAAAAAATGACTGGTTGAATGGCCATTCAAGATCATTTGTAAGCAGGTTAACTGTCTGACCCTGTGGGAAGAAGTAGTGGTTGTATGTCGGATCCTTGTTCACAAACAGAGATGTTATGTTTGGGGAGAAAACAGGTGCCCAGTCAACCTGACCATCAGCAAGAGCAAGAACGAGAGCATTGTTACTTGTGTAATCAATGTATTCAATTTTTGGTATATGTGGTTCATTTGGCTGCCAGTAATGGGTGTTCTTCACAAGTATAATTTCCTGTGGACTGAAGCTGCTCAATACATATGGACCGGTTCCGATAGGGTTCGTTATGACCTGCTTCAGAGGACTGGTTACTCCCTGCCACTGACTCTCAGGAAGGATCCAGTTCGAGGCAATATAGAAAAAGTCAGGAACATCAGCGGTCTTGAAGTTAAAAATGACAGTGTAATTCCCCATTGCCTTTACACTGGAAAGATAGGAATATTCGTTGATATCTTGCATTTCCATATTGAATGTGAAAACAACATCGGTAGCGTTAAAAGGATCTCCATTTGAAAATGTGACATTCTGCCTGAGGTGGAATGTGAGAACGGTATCATTGGCACTCCAACTATAATTTGTCGCAAGCCATGGTATTGCGGTTCCATTATAGGCGTTAATTTGGTACAAGGGCTCGTAGAACAGAGAATCTATACCAGATGGTGGATTATATGGACTGAATGGATTAAAATCATCGACATAGGCAGGAGAAGGACCTGGCGATATGTACAAAGTATCACTGCTCGTCTGAATAGTTGTATTTGTAGCGGAAGTGAGAACAGAAGATCGAGCATTCAATAACGATGCATTCGATCCAGCAGCAGTGGTAACAACAGAAACACTCAACATAACCATAATGGCTGTAATCACGACGGCAATTAATGCCTTATGAACATTCTTCATTTTTTGTTCCTCCGGGTCTGAGAGTGTATCCTAAGTCTCGTTTATAAAAATAACCTTATACCCTGTACAGTAGTAAATAATAAAATAAATATTCCGATTTTAGTGCACTATGATAGAAAATTCTATTGGATGAGTGATTAGGGGAGAGTCAAGCATGAATATCCCTTTAAATCATCATTAGGATAATTCATATGTATGCAATGAAGAAAAAGGCTATCAGCCCAGTGGATCTGGAAGTGAGGTTTTTAGTTACAAAACACAGCGCAAGAATGATTCTGCTATGTACAAGGAAATAATTCAAGATAGAGACATAACCAAATACATCGTATCCTACAATTCATTCAATTTTGCCAACGGTCTTGCAGGGAGCTTCCTCAACATTCTCTTTTTCAGTGCCGGAAATTTAGCTACTGTCATTGAATACCAGCTAGCCTATCAGATTTCACAACTCCTTTCCTTCATCCTGTCAGGTATTATGGCCAACTACATACAGACTAAATTCATATATTCGCTAAGTTCACCATTAAGGGCTGTTTCACTCATAGGCTCGGTTCTTATTGGGGGTATCTTCATGAATCAGTTCTTCTTTGGACTGATCTATGGGATTTCAAGTGGACTGTTCTGGGCCGGAAATGCCATCATATCCATGGAAGTAAGCAGAGGTAAGGATAGACTGGCTTTTCTATCCTTCAATTCGACTGTGGCATATATCTCTTCACTGGTATCGCCAATAATTGGAGGCGTTGCGCTGGAAATTACCCCATTCACGGGTACAATGCGGTATGTTGCTGTGTTCGCCGCAACTGCCGCGTTACTGGTATATTCCGGAGCCAGTGGACTTTTGCTCAATGTAACCGAAAGGGAACATCCAAAAATAAAATTCCTGGATTCCATCAGAGCGAATAAACTGATAAAATGGCAATACAAAAGCTATTTTTACTTTTCATCCTTCTACGGGCTTGCCCTTTCCATAATACTCCCAGTATACATTTTTAAGATAACTGGTAGCTATACCATGGTGGGGATATTGGTGGCATCGATGGCGGCATCAAGTGCCCTGGGAAACATCTTTACGCCGCGTATGCTGAACCGCAATTCAAACAGTCTGCTCCCATACTTGTATTCCATATTCATTATACTCGTATCCACAGTCTTTATTGGCAATCTCAATATGCCCATTGCTGTATTATTTTTGGCAGGAGATGTGGCACTCCTCTTAACTGCGCCTATGAACAACAGATCAATGTCCAATTTCATGAATTCGGTTGATCTGTTAACTACATCATTTCCATACTGGATAAACCGTGAATATTACCTGCTGGCCGGGAGATACACTGTATTGATAACTCTACTTATGGTCTTTGTTATATCAGGTTTCACCCATTCCCTCTACGTATTGACCATAATGTCTCTGACAGTTCTGCCAACGATTCCAGCTATCAATGCCACTTCGCAGCTTTGACAGGAAATAGTTCCCCTGATTTCTGAAACGCAATTCATTCATATCGCGAGCTCAGTGGCATTCTTGATCTCAATGTTGTTAAGTATTACATGAGCTGATTGAAAACCCAATATACTACTTATGACGTTTCCGCAAACAATTGCTTAACAGATCATTCTCATTTGAAATGAGGTCATGAAAAATATGCCGTATTCTGACAAATCAAAATTCATCATCTTCCATATCATCATCGTTATCCATATATTCATCGTCTTCCTCTTGCTCAGAATACATGTTTTCCAGTTGCGAGTGATAGGGATAAAGTTCTGGATTGAAAAACTCACCATAGGCCTCCATGAATCCATCCTTCTTGCTTGATTTTCTCCCTTCCAGGGTTTGAAAAAGCCGGTTCATTGGAACAGCCATTTCAATGGCCTCAAGTGGAATAAAGCCTTCAGGTTTCTTCAGCTTTATGCGTCCCAGAGCTATCTGGCACATCTTGTGGTCCACATATTCAATTGGAAAGCTATCTCTTGCTTTCTCTATGGATTTGATTGCTTTCATGTTCTGCTGCCTAACAAGCGCTTCAAGAATGTGAAGTAGATCGAAAAAGCTGTATTTCCATCCGTAGACGGAGGGATCAAATGGTCCGTCAGGCATATTTGAAATATAATCATCAAGCAAGCCGGTCAGGTATGAAACAGAGGCACCGCTCCTGATGCTGCCTATGCAAAGAAGGATGGAGTCTATGGTATGCTCCAGTGGCTTCCTCTGTTCAAAGGACATCTGGGTTATCTGGTCAATCCTGGTAAGGAGATATGGAACAGCATCCTTCCCAATGTTGGGTGAGATGAGCTGCGATATTTCGCTGTTGTATTTCTCGTTATCAAGCAGTTCAACAAGCTTCCTTGCTGGTTCATCGCCCCCGACACCAGATAGAATGAAGCAGCCCAGGATGTAAGCAGGATTGTCCTCATTGCTGACCAGATCCAGGGCGAGGGCGGCTGTGGCCTCCCGAAACTCTATGATGCGTGCCGCCAGTTCCTCCGCGTCCATTCTGCTCTTTTCAGTGTTTTCTTCAGCAAGTTTCAGCATTCTGCTGAACAGCGTTTCAGGATCTTCCTTCTCCTCATAACTTTCCTTATTCTTCGTGATTGATCCGGACTTTTTGCTTCCTTTCCCATTCTTCAATCTACCCACCTCAGCACCAGCTACCCATCACATTGTACACCGATAGAATCAACATCAGCCGACCTTTCCCCTATGAGTTAAATACTGTTCAAATTCCTCAATCATCCATTTAATAGCTTCCTCATTGTCCAGCCACAGTGCCCCGCATGACCTCGCATAGGAACCTGCTTCATCAGGCTGCCCTGGCGTTATGTAGTTAGACGTGCCGGGAATGTCAACGGCTCCAGCCGGCATGGCGGGAACATATATATTTGAAGAAAACGCCTTCCTCAAGGCGGTCTTTGATTCAATTGTGACACCTGATTTCCTGAATAACAGCAGTGATCGATTATAGTCCCAGTCCGCACCATCCTCATCATAGGTGTTCAGCAATTCCTCAGCCTTATTCGCACTGCCCTCAATCATATATATGAGCAGTAACGAATATCTCACGCCCTGGTTGTCATCTGGATTCAGTTCCAGCAGTTCTTCATAGATGTTCTTCGCCTCATCCATTCTGCCAGAATTCCATAGAGAGAGCAAGGCCTTCCTGAGCACGCATATATGGCCTTGTCCCTAGGATCTTCCAAAAATCTCCTCTATATTCGGTGAAGGCTTTCTCGCCAAGGGTTTTTCTTGCCGCAGTAGAGGCTTTGCGGTAAAGATCTATCTTAGTTTGTGGATTCTTCTCCAGTTCCGCTAAGATCACGTAAGCATCGGCGCAATTCTCAGAGATGTCAATATCCTTCAGGGCCATTTCCTTCCTGGCATTCCCAGTTTTCTGGCATGCATCATATGCCATCATCTGTGCCCTGTCCTCCGGACTTTCAGGCACGTAACTGTTAAGCTTCTCAGAGTTGTATATTTTTTCAATGAATTCATTGGCATCCCCAGCTGTTTCGAATTTTTCCCTGTCCATAAACTTGTGCATAATCCATGTGCTCTTTTCCATTACCCTTCTATCAATATTTTCCATGGGTACATTTTTGCTTGCGTGTGAGCCCCCCATCTTCTTCCGTGCCATTCTCTTTCTCTTGGCGGATCCCATTTTCAATCCCCCCTGATAATCTGAGTGCTGAACATTTCACTACAAAACTGACAGTGCTTAAAATATATTTCATGCACATCTTTCTTACAGCATGACAGCGGCGCAGCCCACAGGCTTTCCATGAGAATCGGGAATAGCTGGCACAATCTTTCTAATTCTTCGGAATATGCTTGTGTAGGAGACAGCTGTTATTCCGGTGATCCTTGCAAATATCCTGGCAATTCCCTCCAGTGATCTGAAGGGAATGCTGTACATTGCCCTGAGTTTTGCTAGGAATGTTATGAATGCATTTGGCGTCCTGTAGGGATGGCCTCTCTTTCCACTGTTGTTATCTGCAAGGAGCAGCTTCCAGTCCATGAGGAATGAAGTATCAAGGAGATCCTCAATCCTGTCCACCAGGGACCTGTTGTACCTGTCATACCTTCTGTCCGAACCGATCCAATATCTTCTTTTGCTTCTATTGCCTGTAGCAGTGATTGGCTTTGGTGTCATACAAACCAATCACCCCCCTGTATTTCATTATACAGGGGAATTATGCAACAAACTTTTTGGAAGTAAAAGCACGACAAATATGAAATATTTTTATCATTGTATATGCTTAGCTTTTTATGATCCCTGTTTATAGTCCCTTTAGTTCCTTGGGCAGCACCTCTGCTAGCATATCAAATTCAAACATCGTTTCAATGAATAAGGTCAAACCAAAAGTTTCAATGAATGAGACTGGCAACAGAATATATATTGACTTTGGAGGTATTGCGAATAACTGGATATACGCTGATTCCGATGTGGAAGTAGGCCTGTCTGATGGCTTTAGAATTTCATATATTGCCATAGAATTCAAGAAGAAACTTAGTCAAGAAGAACAGGAATACCTCAAAGAAGCT
This genomic interval carries:
- a CDS encoding ABC transporter substrate-binding protein: MKNVHKALIAVVITAIMVMLSVSVVTTAAGSNASLLNARSSVLTSATNTTIQTSSDTLYISPGPSPAYVDDFNPFSPYNPPSGIDSLFYEPLYQINAYNGTAIPWLATNYSWSANDTVLTFHLRQNVTFSNGDPFNATDVVFTFNMEMQDINEYSYLSSVKAMGNYTVIFNFKTADVPDFFYIASNWILPESQWQGVTSPLKQVITNPIGTGPYVLSSFSPQEIILVKNTHYWQPNEPHIPKIEYIDYTSNNALVLALADGQVDWAPVFSPNITSLFVNKDPTYNHYFFPQGQTVNLLTNDLEWPFNQSFFRVALSLSINRTQISSIGEYGYEQPANAANIMQQQEFWLNSTNQNLSKSLAQYNTSEALSILESHGYYMSGGRLYAQNGTEIPTITLMTVAGYTDWDSDVSIISQNLKSIGLNVNIVTPTSTEVTQDIATGNFQMAQEVVTSAGPNPWYDYTGIGGPVPALGTAALTNEMRWNSSGTGFYRAYESFRSTSNPATQKQLINDMAGVMLKDMPVISLVYSADWYEYVNKTIGGFVTPSNNYWIPLSWDPGIMEVVALHLYVKSSPSKSTFALSADDYYIIGGVVAAVVIIGGVYGTMVSRSRKKNGGKGKEKEE
- a CDS encoding MFS transporter; its protein translation is MYKEIIQDRDITKYIVSYNSFNFANGLAGSFLNILFFSAGNLATVIEYQLAYQISQLLSFILSGIMANYIQTKFIYSLSSPLRAVSLIGSVLIGGIFMNQFFFGLIYGISSGLFWAGNAIISMEVSRGKDRLAFLSFNSTVAYISSLVSPIIGGVALEITPFTGTMRYVAVFAATAALLVYSGASGLLLNVTEREHPKIKFLDSIRANKLIKWQYKSYFYFSSFYGLALSIILPVYIFKITGSYTMVGILVASMAASSALGNIFTPRMLNRNSNSLLPYLYSIFIILVSTVFIGNLNMPIAVLFLAGDVALLLTAPMNNRSMSNFMNSVDLLTTSFPYWINREYYLLAGRYTVLITLLMVFVISGFTHSLYVLTIMSLTVLPTIPAINATSQL
- a CDS encoding tetratricopeptide repeat protein codes for the protein MDEAKNIYEELLELNPDDNQGVRYSLLLIYMIEGSANKAEELLNTYDEDGADWDYNRSLLLFRKSGVTIESKTALRKAFSSNIYVPAMPAGAVDIPGTSNYITPGQPDEAGSYARSCGALWLDNEEAIKWMIEEFEQYLTHRGKVG